Within the Candidatus Methylomirabilota bacterium genome, the region GCTGTCTGGCGATAACCGGTTGGCCTCCGCCGGGTGCCGGCATCGGTGGCCGGGGTCGTCACCCACTCGAGCCGCTCACCGCGACCCTGCTGGGCATGTTCCTCTTCGGTGAGCGGCTCGGCGGCGCCGGAATCACCGGCGTCGCTCTGCTCCTCACCGCGATCGTGCTCCTGCTCGGCGATAGAACCCGGTAGATCCCGGCACCTCGCGCCACCTTGCGCCCGTTCGGGCTCGGTCGCCCTCACGCTTTGCGGCCCGGGACACGGATCGGACGCCAGACGGCGCGGCTGAAGCAGCAGTTGGGCACGACGCTCGAGTGCTTGCCGGGCCCACCGGCCACGATCACGAAGACGTCCTCGGGCGACGGTACGCGCGGCGGCCGCGCATCGTCGTCGCGCAACGCCATCATCCAGGCGGGCCAGTCCTGCATGCCCCAGGCGCCGCCCAGCTTGAGCGTGCGGAGCGGCAGCCGCGCGTGCTCGTAGACGAAGCGCTGCACATCCGCGCGTGTCAGGCCGTCGGCGGAAATCGTCTGAGCGTGCTCGGGCCCCAGGGCGACCAGGAGCTGGCTCTGGGAAAAATACCAGCCGACGTTGGAGCCGAGCGTGACCGCGGTGTGGGCGACGGTGGTGAGGACGCCGGAAGCGGTGGTCGAGCAGTGGTCGTTGACGTTGTGCGGCGCCTCGCCGCCGTACACGGTCACGCCATCGGCCGCGTGCAGCGGGCCCCACGGCGAGGCCGCCTCGTTCTCGGCGATGCAGTAGCTGAACTTGGCGGGGCTGCCCTGCGTCGCCATGTCGTGCCGGCCCGGCCAGCCGCCCCCGACGTTCATGAGGATCAGGCGGAGGGCCCGGCCGATCGTGGCGTTGGCCCGGAAGCCGGGGCCGAAGCAGCCGCTACCGCCGTGGAGGCCGATCTCGAGCGCGTAGGGACCGTTGGCGATGGCCAGGGGCGCCACCGGATGCGTCGTGGCCTGGACCCCGTAGAGATTGAAGGCGGGGTCCAGCATCGCCTCTACTGCGGCGACGATCACGGGAAAGTATTCCGGCCGGCACCCCGCCATCACCGCGTTGACCGCCAGCGTCTCGAGCGTGGCCTCGCGCCAGAGGGGGGGCATCGCGCCCAGCGAGCCCTGCCCGTCGCCGCCGCCCAGCATCGCCTGCACGCGGTCCTCGGTGGGCGGCACGATCGGCAGCCCGTCGCACCACTCGCGTTCGACGAAGGCCTCGAGAAGGGCCTCCGGTGCGTCCTCGACCTCGAGGTCCCGAGCCCGCGTCGCCATCAGCGACGCCCGAGGAGACTGGCGAGTTGTTCGATGGCCTGCTGAGCCCGGCGCACCACGGCCTCGGCGCGCTCGCCGCCGAGCGGATGCTCGATCACCAGCAGCGGCAGCCCGGAGACGCCGCGGGCGGCGAGCTGGCGTGCGGCCAGCCCCTGAAAGGCGGTGGTGGCGATCAGTCCGGGCGGCGTGCCGACCTTGGCCAGCTCAAGGGCGTCGTGGAGACTCCACGACGTGCACGACCCTCAGTCGGCGGAGCCGGCGAAGACGACGTCACACGCCTTCGCCAGCTCGGCGATCAGCTCGGACGATGCGGCCGTGGACGCGTTGGCTTTCCGGCGGTGGACGATCGCCTTGACGCCGTAGCGTTCGCGCAGCAGCTGGCCCATCTCGCCGGCGAGGCGGTCGAAGTTGGGCTTGGTGTTGTCGAGGAAGCCCACGGTGCGGTTCGCGAGGTCCGGCGGGAGCGCAGGAACGGTGACCGTCTCGCTGGACTCGACGCCGATGGGGCTCAGGACGCGGATGCGTGCCATCGGACCCTCCTTCGGGGCCCATTCTACTTCAGCGGCCGCCGCCCCGCGGGAAACCCTTCGACCGCGCCAGCAGTCGGCCGAGCGTGTCGTGCACCTCGCTGAGGATGGACCGCTTGATGCGCACGGTGATCGACTCCACCGGCTCGGTGCTGCCGACGCGGTGGATGACCAGCGTGCCCGTGAACTCCTCGGCGCGCTCGTCGGTCGCCGCCAGCCCGCGCAGCGTGAGAACTTCCCAGGCCTCCCCCATGAGCGGTATCTTACCCGAGGCGCCCTATCCATGATCATCGCGCTCGACATCGGCACCTCGTCCGCCCGCGCTGGGGCGTACGACGATGCGGGCCGGCCCCTGCAGGGCCGTTTCCACCGGGTGCGCTATCGCCCGAGGGTGACGCCCGACGGCGGCGTGGAATACGAGCCCCAGCAGCTCTTCGACGCGGTGGTGACCTGTCTCGACGCCGTGCAGGCGGGAGGCCGGCCGCCGGACGTGGAGGGGGTCGGCGTGGCCACCTTCTGGCACGGACTGCTCGGCTTCGACGGCGCCGGCCAGGCCGTGACGCCCATCTACATGTGGGCCGACACGCGCAGCGCGCCGGACGCGGCGCTGCTGAGAGACGCCCTGGACGAGAGGGCGGTCCATGCGCGCACCGGGTGCCACCTGCACTCCTCGTACTGGCCGGCGAGGCTGCGCTGGCTCGTCCGCGAGCGACCCGAGCAGATGGCGCGCGTCGCCCGGTGGGGCTCCATCGGCGAGTATCTGGAGCTGACCCTCTTCGGCGAAGCAGCCACCAGCGTCTCGATGGCCTCCGCCACGGGGCTGTTCGACCAGCAGGCGCTGCGCTGGGACGCCGAGGCGCTGGCCGCCGCGGAACTTGATGAGAGGCACCTGTTCCCGCTCTGTGACCGCCGCGATGCGCGGCGGGGGTTTCGGCCCCAGTGGGCGAAACGCTGGCCCGCTCTACGGGGCCGGCCCTGGTTCGCCGCCGTGGGCGACGGGGCGGCCAGCAACATCGGCTCGGACTGCATCGCTCCCGGCCGCGTCGCGCTGAACGTGGGGACGTCGGCGGCCCTTCGATTGGCCACGACCGCGCCGGGCCGCCCGCCCTGGGGGCTCTGGCGTTACCGTGTCGACCGGGAGCTATCGCTCATCGGCGGGGCCCTCTCCGAGGGCGGCAACGTGTACGAATGGTGCCGCGACGTGCTGCGCTTGCCCGCCGGCGAGGAGCTCGAGGCCGCGCTGGCCGCGGCGACGCCGGACACGCACCGCCTCACGATGCTCCCGTTTGTCGCGGGCGAGCGCGCCCCCGGCTGGCGCGGGGAGCGGCGGGCGGCGCTCACCGGGCTCGGCCTGGACACGACCGCGCTCCAGATCCTCAGAGCTGCGCTCGAAGCCGTCGCGCTCAGGATCTCGTTGGTCTACGACTTGCTCCAGCCGTGCGCGGCGCCCGACCATCAGGTCGTCGCCTCCGGCGGCGCGATCGCACGATCGCCGGCCTGGGCGCAGATGATCGCGGACGCGCTGGGTCACCCCATCACCCTGTCCGGCGAGGAGGAGGCCACGAGCCGCGGCGCCGCGCTGCTGGCGCTGGAGGCGCTGGGGCGGCTGCCGGATCTCCCGTCCGCGCCGGCGCCGCTGCCCAGGATCTTTCATCCCGATGCCGCGCGACACGCGCGCTATCGCGAGGCCCTCGACCGCCAGCGAGGGCTGGACCGGAAGCTCCTGTGAGCCGACGGCGGCCATGACGCGGGCGGCGAAACGGTCCGGGGTATGATCTGGGCATAGCCATGGAGACCAAGACGGACGTCGCGGTGTTTGCCGATCCCGGCGCGCTCGCCGACGCCGCGGCGCAGGCGATCGTCAGGGAAGCCGCCGCGGCCGTCGCCGCGCGCGGGCGCTTCCTGGTCGCGCTGGCGGGGGGCGCGACGCCGCGCGAGACGTACGCGCGGCTGGCGCTTCCTCCGCGCAGCGAGGCGATGCCGTGGCCGCGAACCTTCGTCTTCTTCGGCGACGAGCGCTGCGTGCCTCCCGAGCATCCGGAATCGAACTACCGCATGGCCCACGAGATGCTGCTAGGCAAGGTCGCCATCCCGCCTTCCCAGGTCTTTCGCATGCGCGGCGAACGCGACGACCCGGAAGCGGCGGCGGCCGAGTACGGGCGCACGCTCGCTGAGGTCTTCGGCACGCGCCGGGGGGGCACGCCGCGCTTCGATCTGATCCTGCTCGGGATGGGTCTCGACGGGCACACGGCCTCCCTCTTCCCGGGCTCTCCGGCGCTCAAGGAGGTCTTCCGCCCGGTCGCCGCCGTCCACGCCGCCGCCGCGGCCATTCCACAGCGACTCACCCTGACCTTCCCCGTGCTGAACGCGGCGGCCTGCGCGGTCTTCATCGTGGCGGGCGCGGAGAAGGCCAAGGCGGTGAAGGCGGTGCTCGCCGACGGCGCCATGCTGCCGGCGGGCATGGTGCGGCCGGAGAACGGGCGGCTCCTGTGGCTGCTCGATCGCGCGGCCGCCGCGCTGCTCAAGGCGTGAGCGATGCGCATCGCGATCGCCGGCGACCATCACGGCGTGGCCTACAAGAAGGATCTCATCCGGGCGCTGACGAGCGACGGCCATGAGGTGCTGGACCTCGCTCCTTCGTCCACCGATCCCGTCGACTACCCCGACTACGCCCGGGCGGTGGGGCTGGCGGTCCGCAACGGGCGCGCCGAGCTCGGCGTCCTGATCTGCGGCAGCGGCGCGGGCGTGTCGATCGCCGCCAACAAGATCCGCGGGGTGCGCGCCGCGCTCGGCCATGACCTCTTCACGGCGCGCCAGGCGCGCCAGGACGACGACGCCAATGTCCTCTGCCTGGGCGCGCGGGTGGTGAGCCTCGAGCTCGCCATCCAGCTCACGCGCGCGTTCGTGGGCGCGCGCTTCTCCGGCGCCCCCCGGCACGCCCGCCGGCTGGCCAAGGTGCTGGCGCTGGAGGCGGCCCTGGGGGACGACGCGGTCGCTGAGGCGACGCCCGAGTGGCCGACCGCGCCCGCCGTCACCGTCGCGCTCGAGCGGCTC harbors:
- a CDS encoding gluconokinase, giving the protein MIIALDIGTSSARAGAYDDAGRPLQGRFHRVRYRPRVTPDGGVEYEPQQLFDAVVTCLDAVQAGGRPPDVEGVGVATFWHGLLGFDGAGQAVTPIYMWADTRSAPDAALLRDALDERAVHARTGCHLHSSYWPARLRWLVRERPEQMARVARWGSIGEYLELTLFGEAATSVSMASATGLFDQQALRWDAEALAAAELDERHLFPLCDRRDARRGFRPQWAKRWPALRGRPWFAAVGDGAASNIGSDCIAPGRVALNVGTSAALRLATTAPGRPPWGLWRYRVDRELSLIGGALSEGGNVYEWCRDVLRLPAGEELEAALAAATPDTHRLTMLPFVAGERAPGWRGERRAALTGLGLDTTALQILRAALEAVALRISLVYDLLQPCAAPDHQVVASGGAIARSPAWAQMIADALGHPITLSGEEEATSRGAALLALEALGRLPDLPSAPAPLPRIFHPDAARHARYREALDRQRGLDRKLL
- the pgl gene encoding 6-phosphogluconolactonase, whose translation is METKTDVAVFADPGALADAAAQAIVREAAAAVAARGRFLVALAGGATPRETYARLALPPRSEAMPWPRTFVFFGDERCVPPEHPESNYRMAHEMLLGKVAIPPSQVFRMRGERDDPEAAAAEYGRTLAEVFGTRRGGTPRFDLILLGMGLDGHTASLFPGSPALKEVFRPVAAVHAAAAAIPQRLTLTFPVLNAAACAVFIVAGAEKAKAVKAVLADGAMLPAGMVRPENGRLLWLLDRAAAALLKA